The proteins below come from a single Bacillus solimangrovi genomic window:
- a CDS encoding PhoH family protein, translating into MVNDLHTIDLQIDNSNEALALFGAGDRHLKIFEEKLNISIVTRGGSIRVAGEQKTVKLVEDCLYQLLKVIRSGANISERDIVYAVQLSQQGMLDQFTELFEQEITRNAKGKPIRVKTLGQRKYVSAMKKNDLVFGIGPAGTGKTYLAVVMAVDALKKGMVKRIILTRPAVEAGESLGFLPGDLKEKVDPYLRPLYDALNDVLGAEQTQRLIERGTIEIAPLAYMRGRTLDDSFVILDEAQNTTPEQMKMFLTRLGFQSKMVVTGDRTQVDLPKGVVSGLSITERILNKTTGVAFLYLERTDVVRHPLVQSIIEAYEQSEI; encoded by the coding sequence ATGGTGAACGATTTACATACAATTGATCTACAAATTGATAACTCTAATGAAGCACTCGCCTTATTTGGTGCAGGTGATCGTCATTTGAAGATTTTTGAAGAAAAACTTAATATTTCAATTGTAACAAGGGGAGGTTCAATTAGAGTTGCTGGTGAGCAAAAAACAGTTAAACTCGTTGAAGATTGCCTCTATCAGTTATTGAAAGTAATCCGTTCAGGTGCAAACATCTCTGAACGTGATATTGTATATGCTGTTCAGCTTAGTCAACAAGGTATGTTAGACCAATTTACAGAGCTATTTGAACAAGAAATTACTAGAAATGCAAAAGGAAAACCGATTCGTGTTAAAACACTTGGTCAGCGAAAATATGTTTCTGCAATGAAAAAGAATGATTTAGTCTTTGGAATTGGACCTGCTGGTACAGGGAAGACATATTTGGCAGTTGTTATGGCTGTAGATGCTTTAAAAAAAGGGATGGTAAAACGTATTATTTTAACTCGTCCCGCAGTAGAAGCTGGAGAAAGCCTAGGCTTCTTACCAGGTGATTTGAAGGAAAAGGTTGATCCATATTTACGTCCGTTATATGATGCTTTGAATGATGTTTTAGGTGCAGAACAAACTCAAAGATTAATTGAGAGAGGTACGATAGAAATTGCTCCACTTGCTTATATGCGTGGTCGTACGTTAGATGATTCTTTTGTTATTTTAGATGAAGCTCAAAATACAACACCAGAGCAAATGAAGATGTTTTTGACTCGACTTGGTTTTCAATCAAAGATGGTTGTTACTGGTGATCGGACACAAGTAGACTTACCCAAAGGTGTTGTATCTGGTCTTTCAATAACAGAAAGAATATTGAATAAAACAACTGGGGTTGCATTTCTCTATCTTGAACGCACAGATGTTGTGCGTCACCCGCTTGTACAAAGCATAATAGAAGCATATGAACAAAGCGAAATCTAA